The segment CGGCCCGCGCGCGCAGCGAAGCCGATTGGCTGATCGGCATGAACGGGTCGCGCGCATTCACGATCCGGCACAAGGCGTTGCTGTCCGTCGGCCGCGTGCAGACGCCGGTGCTGGCGCTGATCGCGGAGCGCGACAAACAGATCGAGCAATTCGTTCCGGAGCCGTACTCCGAGGTGGAAGCGGTCTTCCGGCAGGGAGACACCGTCTACAGGGGACGCCGCATCGGCGAACGGCTTCGCTCCCGCGAGGAAGCCGCCGCGATCGCCGAACGCGTGCGCGGCAAGGCGGGGACCGTCGCGCGGTACGAGGCCAAGGAGTCGAACGAATATCCGTACCGGCTCTACGACTTGACTCTTCTCCAGCGCGAAGCGAACGGCCGGTTCGGCTTCCCCGCCAAGAAAACGCTGGATCTCGCGCAGTCCCTGTACGAGAAGCACAAAGTCATCACGTATCCGAGGACCAGCTCCAACTTCGTGAACCCGGAGAACGTGCCGGACATGCACCGGGCGCTGGCCATGCTGCGCGCAGACGCCGCTTACGGGCAGCTTGCCGGCGAAGCGGAGCCGGCCCGGGTTCACCCCGGCAACAAGGGCGTCGTCAACCCCGCCAAGGTCGACGATCACCACGCCATACTGCCGACGCCCAAGCGGGCTTCCGGACTGACTCCGGACGAAGCGAAGCTGTACGATCTGATCGTGCGGCGGTTTCTCTCGCATTTTTATCCGCCGGCCCGATACCGGCTCCATGCCGTCACGACGGTCGTCGAAGACGACGAGTTCCGCACGAAGGTGAAGGAACGTCTGGAGCCCGGCTGGAAAAAGGTTTACGAATCGCTCGATGCCGGGCAAGGCGGCGGGCGGGGCAAGGGAGGCAAAAAACGCGCGGACGGCAAAAACGCCGACGCCGAGGCGCGGGACGGAGGCAAAAGCGACCAGGATGAAGCCTTGCTGGAGGAAACGGACCGGCCGTTCTCGCTGATGGCGGGCGGCGGCGTCGCTTGCGTCGAAGCGGTGGCGATCGACAAGGAAACGCAGCCTCCGAAGCCTTACACGGAAGGCACGCTGCTGAAGGCGATGGAAAGCGCGGGCCGGGAGATCGAGGACGAGGAAGTCCGCGACTTGATGAAAGAACGCGGCCTCGGCACGCCGGCGACGCGCGCGGCCATCATCGAACGCCTGAAGCAGGTCGGATACATCGAGATGCGGGGCAAGACGCTCACCGCAACGGCCAAAGGACGGACCGCAATCGAGCTGGTGCGCGCAGCGGGCGTCGAGGTGCTCGCTTCGGCCGAGATGACGGGCGAATGGGAACGCCGCCTGCATGAGATCGCCAAAGGCAGCGCGGAAGCGGGCCCGTTCATGGAGCAGGTCAAGCGGTTCGCCGCCTCGCTCGTCGAGAAAGTCGCCCGCCAGACGGCGGCCGGCGCAGACGCGTTGAAAGAGCCGGAGAAACGGGCGAGAGGCGGCAAGCGCGCCCGCGGCGGAGCCGCTGCGGGCAGGGCCGGCGGCGCGGGCAAAAGCCGCAGGCGCGGCGGAGAGGCCGATTGGAGGGTGGGAGGAAGCGGATCCCGGACGGCGGCGGCTACCGCCGGGCATACGGCTGCGAACCACGCCGGGAGCCGGCCGGACGCTTCCGGACAGACCTCGGGAAGCCGCCGCCTGACCGCGAAGTCCGAAGCGGCCGCTAACGCCCCCGCCCCGGCTTCGTCCCCCGGCAGCGCGCCGAGCTTGGCGTCCGCGCCCGGTTCGGCGCCGCCTTCGCGGGCCCCGGTCGCGCCGTGCCCGCGACCCGGCTGCGGCGGCACGCTGATCGTCGGCCGGGCAGGTTACGGATGCTCCCGTTACCGCGAGGGCTGCAAGTTCGTCATCTGGAAGGCCGCCTACGGCAGATGGCTGACGGAATCGACGGTCAAAGAACTGGCGACGCGCGGGAAAACAAGACCGCTGCGGTTCATGGCCGAGGACGGCAGCACCTTCCGGGCGCGTCTGCTCCTGCAGGATAAGCAAGAAGGCCGGCTGACGCTGGAACGCGTCTGAAGCCGGCCTTCTTCTTGTCTGGCACTTGCTTTGCTTATTCGATAACCCCGCACAACATGCGCGCGCCCGAATTGCCTGACGGATCGGTCTTCTGATCGTCCGCCTTCTCGTGCACGATGAGAGCCGTGCCGCCGGGTTTCCGCAGCGAATTCGGCTTGCCGGCCTGCAGCGTAACAAGGGGCGAAAACAGCACAATGTCGCTCGATCCCTTGGCATCGACCGTCAAGTTGGGCAGATCGCCGGCATGCGGACCTTCCGGGTTTTCCAATCCGTGATGCTTGCCGGCCGGATTCAGATGTTCGCCGGCCGATGCGAAATCGGGCCCCTGGCAAACGCCTTTCTCGTGAAAATGGATGCCGTGCCGTCCCGGCGCGAGCCCGTTGACGGTTACTCGCATCCTGACGCCGCCGTCCGCCTCCGTCAGGACGGCTTGTCCTTTGACGGCTCCCGAGCCGTCTCTCAGCGTGACGGTAATGGACGAAGGCGCCGGCTCGTTCGCCACGGCGTCGGAGCCGCAGCCGGGCAGGACGCTCAAAACGACGGCTAACAGTGCCGCTCCTTTGGCCGCTTTTATCGCTCGTATGCGATACATGCTCGATAGACATCCCCTTCTGCGCATGGTTGCTTTTTCCTGTTCCTCCTCACTATGCGCAGGAGGGGATCGTTTTATACGCGCTATTTCGGAGCCCGCCCCTTCGTTAATATGCACGGAACCCCGTAGCCGACGGCCCCCGGTTCCTCCATCCGATTCATATAAGCGATGCCTCTGGCGCATTGCTGCTTGCAGAGCCGGCATACGTCGCTGGAGACGATCCGCATCGTATGCCTGTGCCGATCCGTGTTCGAGGCCTTCTTGAATTTGACTTTTCCCTTGGACATCGCGACCGTCTCCTTTCTTCCCGTAGTTCCACTGTATGCCGCACGGCCCTCGCATGTGACGCTTCTCCCCTCCCCGGCAATTTCGGGGCGAAATTACTCACGCGCCCAGCTTCCCCGAATAGGATAAAGAACAGAACCATGCAGAAACGGCCCCGCGCGGCCATCAGCGCCATCGCCGTTTCTGGGAAGGAGACGCTCCTCCATGATCCGAATTGCAGGCGCGCCGGCCGATCCGGTGCAAATCGCCGAGGGAGCCGGCCTGACTCCCATCGAGCAGCGGACGCTGATGAAATTGGCCGAAAGCCGGCTGGTGTACCGCTACGCTTCCCGAGAGCAATTGCTGTTCGAATTGCGTTTGCGCAGGGAAATCGTCAGGGCGGCACGCGAGCTGAATGCCAGCGGCATCCGGTTTGCCGTGGACCGCTACGCCACCACCAACCCATCCGTCTGGGCTCTGACGCCGCGGAAGTCTTTCCAGCTCCTCCCCGGCATCTCGCCGGCCGCCGGAATTCGCGACATCTACGCCAACGGCCGGATGTACGCGTTCGAATGCGCGACAGCGATGCTCGTCGTGCTGTACAAAGCCGTGCTGGAAACGATCGGCGAGGCGAATTTCAACCGCTTGTTCGCCAACTTGGTCTTGTACCACTGGGATTTCGACAGGGATCTGCGGCTCATTACCTTGCCGACCATCGACTTTTTGCCGGGAGACATCCTCTACTTCCGCAACCCGGACGTCAATCCGCGCACGCCCGAATGGCAGGGTGAGAACGCCGTCGATCTGGGCGACGGCACCTACTACGGACACGGGCTCGGCATCCGTCCGGCATGGGAAATCATCCAGGCGTTAAACCGGCACCGCGTTCCCTTCAGCTTTACATCCGCCTATTTGCTGAATCAGGCCACCCGGCCGGACTTCACCTATCTGGCCCAATTCGCCTCGCCGGTTTACAGTTGACGCAGGCCGGCCTTCGAGCCGCGCAGAAATTGGCCCCTGTGACCATCGGTCCAATCGCCGCCGGCCGCCGTCGCAATTTTCCCGTTTTTTTACGGCCGCAAGCCGCAATATCCGTCGTTTTTTTGTGACCACCGGCCCCGACTTACGCCTCTATGTTCCGTTCTCGCGTTTCTGTACAGTGTATGAGATAGAAGGAATCTCGACGACGGTTCACGGGGACTTGTGGAGGTGAGGGGTGTGGCGCGTCTGCTGATTGTCGACGACCTGGCCTTTTTTCGGCATATGCTCCGGGGGATCGTCTCGTCGGCCGGACACGAGATTGCCGGCGAGGCCGACAACGGCCTCAAGGCGGTCGCCCAGTACCGTTCGCTGCGCCCCCATCTGGTGCTGATGGACGTCATGATGCCGGTGATGGACGGCTTTACAGCGGCGCGCATGATTCGCCGTCTCGACCCGGCCGCCCGCTTCGTCATCTGCACGGCACGGACCGACGAATCCACGGTCGCCGAAGCGATGGCTTGCGGGGCCGCCGATATCGTCGCCAAGCCTTTTCAGGAGAGCCGATTGCTTCAGGCGATATGGCGCGGGCTGAGAGATGCGCCTCCGTCCGCCGTTCCCCCGATCGATCGGCAGGCTTCGCCGGCGGAAGTCGGCCCGGCGCGGCCGCGGCCCAATACGTGCGGAACTTGATCCGACCCGGCATGAGAGAAAGCGCAAAAGCCTTCGGGCCCGGCAAAACGGCGGGTCTGAAGGCTTTATTTTTTGTATGGCGGCCGTTTTCATGGTATTTTCATTTTTCTGCGGTACAATCGATTGGCGCGAGCGCGGAAACGTCCTCTCCACCCCATTATGCCGCGTTTGCCGCAAACTCCAACCGGAGGACGGAGGAGCCGCCGACCGGCGATTCGTCGGCTTTGACTTCCGGCCGGAGCGCCGCGCCAACTGCTTGTC is part of the Paenibacillus thermoaerophilus genome and harbors:
- a CDS encoding superoxide dismutase family protein; its protein translation is MYRIRAIKAAKGAALLAVVLSVLPGCGSDAVANEPAPSSITVTLRDGSGAVKGQAVLTEADGGVRMRVTVNGLAPGRHGIHFHEKGVCQGPDFASAGEHLNPAGKHHGLENPEGPHAGDLPNLTVDAKGSSDIVLFSPLVTLQAGKPNSLRKPGGTALIVHEKADDQKTDPSGNSGARMLCGVIE
- a CDS encoding protein-glutamine gamma-glutamyltransferase, encoding MIRIAGAPADPVQIAEGAGLTPIEQRTLMKLAESRLVYRYASREQLLFELRLRREIVRAARELNASGIRFAVDRYATTNPSVWALTPRKSFQLLPGISPAAGIRDIYANGRMYAFECATAMLVVLYKAVLETIGEANFNRLFANLVLYHWDFDRDLRLITLPTIDFLPGDILYFRNPDVNPRTPEWQGENAVDLGDGTYYGHGLGIRPAWEIIQALNRHRVPFSFTSAYLLNQATRPDFTYLAQFASPVYS
- a CDS encoding type IA DNA topoisomerase; the protein is MTQPTKTLVIAEKPDMGRSIAAAIEPRARGGRTHIEGESYIITWAIGHLLTLAEPQAYDAKYKAWRYEDLPIIPSSFKLVPNARTKEQLKTIGELAKRCGLIVNACDAGREGQLIFAYIQQYLKLRQPVKRLWISDLTAETIRRGFRELRDGRDFESLTAAARARSEADWLIGMNGSRAFTIRHKALLSVGRVQTPVLALIAERDKQIEQFVPEPYSEVEAVFRQGDTVYRGRRIGERLRSREEAAAIAERVRGKAGTVARYEAKESNEYPYRLYDLTLLQREANGRFGFPAKKTLDLAQSLYEKHKVITYPRTSSNFVNPENVPDMHRALAMLRADAAYGQLAGEAEPARVHPGNKGVVNPAKVDDHHAILPTPKRASGLTPDEAKLYDLIVRRFLSHFYPPARYRLHAVTTVVEDDEFRTKVKERLEPGWKKVYESLDAGQGGGRGKGGKKRADGKNADAEARDGGKSDQDEALLEETDRPFSLMAGGGVACVEAVAIDKETQPPKPYTEGTLLKAMESAGREIEDEEVRDLMKERGLGTPATRAAIIERLKQVGYIEMRGKTLTATAKGRTAIELVRAAGVEVLASAEMTGEWERRLHEIAKGSAEAGPFMEQVKRFAASLVEKVARQTAAGADALKEPEKRARGGKRARGGAAAGRAGGAGKSRRRGGEADWRVGGSGSRTAAATAGHTAANHAGSRPDASGQTSGSRRLTAKSEAAANAPAPASSPGSAPSLASAPGSAPPSRAPVAPCPRPGCGGTLIVGRAGYGCSRYREGCKFVIWKAAYGRWLTESTVKELATRGKTRPLRFMAEDGSTFRARLLLQDKQEGRLTLERV
- a CDS encoding response regulator, producing the protein MARLLIVDDLAFFRHMLRGIVSSAGHEIAGEADNGLKAVAQYRSLRPHLVLMDVMMPVMDGFTAARMIRRLDPAARFVICTARTDESTVAEAMACGAADIVAKPFQESRLLQAIWRGLRDAPPSAVPPIDRQASPAEVGPARPRPNTCGT